A genomic region of Rhipicephalus sanguineus isolate Rsan-2018 chromosome 1, BIME_Rsan_1.4, whole genome shotgun sequence contains the following coding sequences:
- the LOC119379184 gene encoding protein TEX261: protein MIYLYLLSWVATFVQICFSVLAVAAGLYYLAELVEEFTVMTGKIIRILILITLAIYVGLFVFEDLPMTMIGCGMLSQVMHLLVLRTFPFFNLYSVPFLSATALVILNHYLAFNFFSNKAYTFSEVLAYFTLCLWLVPFAFVVSLNANDSVLPTLAERRPLLSDDNDVVSNYFSQRNKRYNLLSFFNKAKESVLPQRVKKVF from the exons atgatttatttatatttattaagTTGGGTGGCAACGTTCGTCCAAATATGTTTCTCCGTACTGGCAGTGG CGGCTGGTTTGTATTACCTGGCCGAGCTTGTGGAAGAATTTACCGTTATGACTGGAAAGATCATTaggatactaattttg ATTACGCTCGCCATTTACGTGGGGCTGTTCGTTTTTGAAGATCTTCCCATGACAATGATTGGCTGCGGCATGCTCAGCCAAGTGATGCATCTGCTGGTTTTGCGCACTTTTCCTTTTTTCAACCTCTATTCTGTGCCTTTCTTGTCAGCCACAG cTCTTGTCATCCTGAACCACTACCTTGCATTCAACTTCTTCTCTAACAAGGCCTATACCTTCAGTGAG GTGCTTGCATACTTCACCCTCTGCCTCTGGCTGGTGCCATTTGCATTTGTGGTCTCACTTAATGCTAACGACAGCGTCCTCCCAACTCTTGCAGAACGGAGGCCACTTCTCAGTG aTGACAATGATGTTGTTTCAAACTACTTCTCTCAGcgaaacaagcgctacaacttgcTCTCATTCTTCAACAAGGCCAAAGAGTCCGTCTTGCCTCAACGGGTCAAGAAAGTGTTTTGA
- the LOC119379182 gene encoding isocitrate dehydrogenase [NAD] subunit beta, mitochondrial, whose translation MINFRSILKNCSKLCSLNAHRHQRCIAVTAGQLQAVQEPVSRPQAKIKCTLIPGDGVGPELADAVKKVFEAISIPVEFEELFLSEIHHTISAPLETVIESVQKNGIALKGILSSPNISHTGELQTLNMKIRNQLDLFANVVHVRSLPGIKTRHNNLDFYVIREQTEGEYSALEHESVHGVIECLKIVTETKSRKIAKFAFDYATKHGRKKVTVVHKANIMKLGDGLFLRCCQEISELYPQIEFESMIIDNTCMQLVANPHRFDVMVMPNLYGNIIDNLAAGLVGGAGVVPGASYSSDCVIYEPGARHTFGEATGKNIANPTAMFLCAAQMLRHVNLHYYATLVKDAVEKVIKSGKVRTRDLGGYASTTEFTSAVIQNLPH comes from the exons ATGATTAATTTTCGTTCAATATTGAAGAACTGTAGCAAATTGTGCAGCCTT AACGCACACAGGCATCAGAGGTGCATAGCGGTCACTGCCGGTCAGCTGCAAGCCGTG CAAGAACCAGTCTCACGCCCTCAAGCTAAGATCAAATGCACTCTCATTCCTGGTGATGGTGTTGGGCCAGAGCTTGCTGACGCTGTCAAAAAAGTCTTTGAGGCAATCAGTATTCCTGTTGAGTTCGAAGAACTCTTTTTGAG TGAGATTCACCACACAATTAGTGCACCCCTTGAAACTGTGATAGAGTCTGTGCAGAAGAATGGCATTGCGCTCAAAGGAATTTTGTCTTCACCAAACATCTCGCATACAGGGGAATTGCAAACATTGAACATGAAAATCAG AAATCAGCTGGATCTGTTTGCCAATGTTGTTCATGTGCGCAGTCTACCTGGTATCAAAACTCGGCATAATAATCTTGACTTTTATGTTATTCGAGAGCAGACAGAGGGTGAATATAGCGCTCTTGAACATGAG agtgTACATGGAGTGATCGAATGTCTTAAGATTGTCACAGAGACGAAGTCTCGCAAGATTGCAAAATTTGCCTTTGACTATGCCACTAAGCATGGCCGGAAGAAAGTCACAGTGGTACACAAGGCTAACATAATGAAACTTGGAGATGGCCTGTTTTTGCGCTGCTGTCAGGAAATATCGGAGCTCTACCCACAAATTGAGTTTGAGTCTATGATCATCGACAACACATGCATGCAG TTGGTGGCCAATCCTCATCGGTTCGATGTGATGGTCATGCCCAACCTGTATGGAAACATCATTGACAACTTGGctgctggtcttgtcggtggTGCTGGTGTGGTCCCTGGAGCCAGCTACAGCTCAGACTGTGTGATTTACGAGCCT GGAGCACGACACACATTTGGCGAGGCCACAGGCAAGAATATTGCAAACCCAACGGCTATGTTTCTGTGTGCTGCACAAATGCTGCGCCACGTGAACCTTCATTACTATGCTACTCTTGTAAAAGACGCAGTGGAAAAGGTCATCAAGAGTGGCAAG GTCCGTACTCGAGACCTTGGTGGCTATGCCAGCACGACTGAGTTCACTTCTGCTGTCATCCAGAATCTCCCACACTAG